Genomic window (Arachis hypogaea cultivar Tifrunner chromosome 13, arahy.Tifrunner.gnm2.J5K5, whole genome shotgun sequence):
ACTGCGGAAACTCTTGATGAATAAGCTTGGAGACACCACCAGTACCACCACCAACATCAACAATGGAGCCGAGATTCTCAAACACGTGCCTGCACTCTTTGAGCGCAATCTTGAACATGTATGAATCAGCGGCCATGGCTTCCTGGAACATGGCGATGCAATCAGGGTTGTTGTTGAGAAAATCCCAGAAGCTCTGTCCTCCAGAAGAGGTCTCATGCATGGTTTGTTCCTTGTCCTCAGTGAACCACTTCTCGGAAGAGTGCCACATGTTAAGGGAGCTCCAATGGAGTGATCCCTTCACGATGGGCGAAAGATTCGTTGGTTTGCTCTTGATGAGAAGCTTGGAGGGAGGGGTGAGAGCGTaagcgtcttcttcttcttgtccTTCTAGAAGCTTGGTCTTGGCGAAGAAACCATTGTGTGTTAGGAGGCGGAGGAAACGGTGGAGGGCGCCGACTTTGGAAGGGTGGAGCTTGAGCTCAGAGGCTAAGTGAGAGATAGTGAGGGGTTTACCGTGGTTGTGGATGACGTCAGCAACGCCTAACTCCATAACAGCCTTGAGAGCCATGGAGCTAACCCAGTTGTAGACATGCTTGTACAAGTGGATCTGTGCGTGGTACAATTCACTCTCTTCACTGCTGCTAGTGCCGTTGGAGTTAGCACTCAAATCCATAATTGTTTGTTAGCTATGTATGGAGTATGGAGTGTGAAGAATAAAGTGTTATATACGAAagctttttatttaagaaagacggttgttgttgttgtcgtcGTCTCAAGTGTGAGGCAGTGCAGGGTAAAGTGGGTGGGTGAAGTTGAGTGAGGACAGGGGTAGGTGAGGCTGTTTTACTTGTTTATGTTCAGGCAGGTTAACTGAAttttatttcttgtcattttctgtttaatttgaCCAGTTTTACAAACAAagctaaatttatatatattatattgtcTATATTGGCTCTTCAAAACCTTACTTTTGATTCATAGTCAATAATTAAGTATAttcgttaattttttttcttgcatGAATATATTTtacgataaaaaatatatattaatataaaataataaaagttcattttcaaaagtattttatttatttttaacataattaaatataattcttTTTACATGTAATTTTAAACAATTATTCAACTATTTCTTACTAGACTATACAAGTAAAAAAGGCaaaacaattaaaagaaagaacATAATGAGAAGAGTTACACAACTGTAAAGAGCCACTAATTAATagaaaacaataacaaattaaataataagaaaaagaaaaaaaaaagtagatatTGTGCAATGTGAGtctttttttctgttattttttttaattttattttttgtattctttGAACACTCTTTATATATTCTTTATCTGTGACTGAACCAATACCTAATTGTGCAAGtgattaaatatttttcttcttcttatgctTAATGTACTTTCCATTCTTTCTTTTAAACCTAACCTTTGAACTGATTATTGTTTTTATtacgtatatatttttttattttcaatttatttcttaagTCAGCGATAACACATATCACTCCATTACAAAATTTACTTATTACCATATATATGACATAAAAATGATTTAATGTAACCAAAATTAAATAACTGCTTGAGGTAAGACTATTTGgtagtgtttggtggagagacagagactgaaagactgaaattgagagacagagacagaaataaatctcagtattctgtttggtgcaaagtggaagacagaaattaaaacaagaatgaaactctaatttaatttgtacaaaaggtaaaattgaaattaattaattgaaatgagggtattttaggtataaaatgttattaaagtttcaatttctatctctaaaaatttcagtcccctgtgtcctcactttttggaggtactgaaatactgaaattttagagacagagacataaattttaataccagtctctgaaccaacaaacatgatattgaatctcagtctctcagtctctgttccagtacctcaaaacaaacgctacctttaagtgttaaaatttaaaaataaataaatactatataaATTTAAGATAAAGAATATTACTAGATAGATAAAatgttttattattatactttACTTGTCTAAATTCTGCAACTTAAAGACATTTTAATAAGAATACAAGGTGTTTATCATTTTGAACAATGTTAtatctattatttttatagatatttaatgcATAGGAAATGactattatataataaatttcttCTAACATAAAAActgaataaaatttatattttattgtaggaACAAACATAATACAACAGTGAGATACACATTCATTTatgttaggtaccagacaaatgacacagcaaaatatagagataaaaaattataaatttgtataaaatatagaaacaattgaataactttctttgagaattacaacttctctctattACAAGGAAACTAtaataacactctctcttgacaaaagaagaacacacttctctctatatatatataaaagaaaactactcaaagaaatattatgttattctctttggatgacttgattgaaatgaattaaagaaaaactcaatttataggtgagtctcttcaatatgaaccatccgtcaattggaggtatataattcttctctttttcaaccactaaaatgctaaggttataaactaagattgtttattacctctcattttatttagttattatttatttatatattttttaaaattagctttactaattttcacaatctcccacttaaagctaattttgataaattttcaaaattcatgttgctcaTGTTTTTCATAGGCCGTATGAGGATCTATACCATTCAAACTTTTCTGTGTTGATTGGTTTTGTCATGGCATCTGCTAGGTTATCTTTAGTGTGAATCTTCTGCATATCAACActtccttcttctactacttcccgaacaaagtgatattgtactccaatgtgttttgttcttgaatgaaaggcaggattccttgcaatgtgcaaggcactctgactatcacaatacacagaaatcttctgttgtttgtgcccgagttcttctatcaacctttggatccaaatagcttccttgcatgcttgtgtagCTGCCATATATTCAGCTTTTGTAGTAGATAAAGCTACAACAGTCTGTAATTTAGATAGCCAGCTCACAGCTCCTCCTGCAAGTGTAAATACATATCCTGTAGTAGATTTTCGTTTATCAAGATCACCTGCAAAATCTGTGTCgacatatccattgacaatgaattctGATCCTCCAAAACATAATGCAACATTCGAGGTCCCTTTGATGTATCTCAAGATCCTCTTAACAACTTCCAATGCTCTTTACCCGGATCTGCCATGAATCGACTTACCACCGCAACTGTTTGAGCGATATCTGGTCTTGTACAGATCATGGCATACATAAGGCTTCCCACTGCTGATGCATACGGTACTCGAGACATTTCCATCCTCTCTGCTTCACTACTAGGGcacatacttgaggataatttaaaattaataggaAGTGGGGTTGAAATTGGCTTGCATTCTTGCATGTTGAAGCGTTGCAAGatcttcttcaaataattcttttgcgatagccaaatcttcctatcctttttgtctcggtgaatttgcatccctaaaatcttgtttgctggtcctaagtctttcatatcaaactccctagccaactgtgccttcaattcttggatttgatctttgttgggacctaccaccaacatgtcatccacatacaacagcagaatgatgaaatcattatcaccagacctcttgtaataagtacaatgatctgaactaagtctgttgtatccaaggctaataatgaaagaatcaaatctcttgtaccaacatcttggcgcctgctttagaccgtacagagatttagttaacctgcaaaccaagttttcttttcctttttcttcaaaaccttctggttggagcatatatatctcttcttcaagttctccatgaagaaaagcagtctttacatctaattgctctagatgtaaatcaaatgcagcacacatagccaaaactactctaatagtagttagtctcaccactggagaaaatatttcattgaagtcaATACCTTCTTTCTGAGCATATCCCTTGACAAACAATCTTGCACGATGTCGTTCCACCTGATCATTACTATCTCGTTtgatcttgtaaacccatttgttACCAATGGCTTTCCGACCTGCTGGAAGTTCAACAAGTTTCCAGGTATGGTTTCTATGTAATGCCAcaatttcttcttgcattgctgtcatccacatagaagcgtctggattgcgcatagcctccataaaagttgttggctctccatcttctgtcaaaagacaatatgcatcatggtttgtcaaaacataatttgagtgccatgatggtgttcttctttgtcgagtggatcgacgaacttctatgtcattagcctctgcttcttgttcttcgtgctgtagttctgcttcagaaagatcaccttctctacatttttcatctatttgaacagtggttatctctttaatagtgctgtcattttcttgttctttttgcaattcatcttctgcaaatATCACATCTCTACTGACAACTACCTTGTGGGCAGTGGGATCCCACAGGTGATACCCCTTAACACCGTCAGCATAACCCAAGAATATACATTTTCTAGACTTTGGGTCTAGCTTTGTTCTTTCTTGGGAATTGTACATCACGTACACAggacaaccaaatatatgtaaagaagaataattaggtgGCTTACCTTGCCACATCTTCATTGGTGTCTTTAACCCAATTGCAGTTGATGGTGACCGATTTATCACATAATAGGCGGTTTTAACAGCTTCTGCCCAAAAAGACTTGGCTAAACCTGCAGTTTGCAACATAGCTCGTGCTCTTTCTAGGAGAGTCCTATTCATTCACTCTGCTACACCATTTTGCTGAGGCGTATATGCAACTGTGAATTGTCGTTGAATACATGCTTGCTtgcaaaatgttagaaaatcaccatcaacatattctcctccattatctatccttaaacacttgatcttctttccagattcaagttctaactttgctttgaactctctgaacatcgcaaacacgtctgactttttcttgatcgggtacacccatagcctcctagagtaatcatcaataaatgatacaatatatttttctcctcctagggacatctccggcgattcccacacatcagaatgaatcaactccaatatgTGCTTGCTCCGAGCAGTTGATCTACCAAACGTCAAACTATGTTGTTTGCTTGTAACGCAGTGCTTACAAAATGGTAAGTTTACCGATTTGAGTCCAGGAATGAGATTACGTTATACAAGAATCTTCAAGCCTCGTTCTGACATGTGGCCTAGTTTGCAATGCCATATCatcgtcatttcttcttggcttgtTGAAGCAACTGATACCTCTGCCTCTTGCAAAGTATCTCCCATAAGCATGTATAGATTTGCTGCaatcttttctgcttttattaccacaagagctcctttaacaacttttaagatcccaccttcaatatgggtcttacaaccaagttcatccaattgcccaatcgacaacaaattcttcttcaagcctttcacgtgtcttaccccttgaagtgaacgaatagaaccatcaaacatttttattttgacagtacCCATTTCAACAATTT
Coding sequences:
- the LOC112733553 gene encoding isoflavone 4'-O-methyltransferase — encoded protein: MDLSANSNGTSSSEESELYHAQIHLYKHVYNWVSSMALKAVMELGVADVIHNHGKPLTISHLASELKLHPSKVGALHRFLRLLTHNGFFAKTKLLEGQEEEDAYALTPPSKLLIKSKPTNLSPIVKGSLHWSSLNMWHSSEKWFTEDKEQTMHETSSGGQSFWDFLNNNPDCIAMFQEAMAADSYMFKIALKECRHVFENLGSIVDVGGGTGGVSKLIHQEFPQLKCTVFDQPEVVGNLKGDGNLNFVGGDMFKSIPSADAVLLKWILHDWNDEQALKILKNSKEAISERGKEGKVIIIDISIDETSDDKELIELKLDYDLVMLAMFNGKEREKKEWDKLIHEAGYSRYTITPICGFKSLIEVYP